One stretch of Mastomys coucha isolate ucsf_1 unplaced genomic scaffold, UCSF_Mcou_1 pScaffold12, whole genome shotgun sequence DNA includes these proteins:
- the LOC116085648 gene encoding RIMS-binding protein 3 isoform X1, whose translation MTKDSPTPLGGGRASPKKPGSPGPAAAVLEEQRRELEKLRAELEGERARGRSERRRFATQTRQLRESAEQERQQLADHLRSKWEARRLRELRQLQEEVQREREAEIRQLLRWKEAELRQLQQLLHQERDVVLRQARELQRQLAQELVNRGYCSRSGASEASAAQCRCRLQEVLALLRWETDGEQAARIRHLQAALDVERQLFLKYILEHFRWQPALPGPTDPQAAHSLEEPPLEAQSNTGGTPKPARRLGSLESLNTGVRVHSPNDLLPTRASSLESLATAHSCSLDNTLNCPQASESEVRASSTSASIPDTSSPQPPPQLPSVHRKPNGPQKESCENKPCEASTSSPPGLDYHELVRQNSELAEALQVLIRRCCGLREENLHLRRTGFSEEAGEKVKWLKVKHAELTDLAQRLEDRARKLQETNLRAMSAPMPGESLEGLDLGQVFTCQRAQDLSEQAGALQAKDLQIEALRRECHLLQARIAADLGSSSHPEEGATCVQWCNISNLDRLQRESQREVLRLQRQLTLHQSKAGAWADASSPSAPSEIARHQVQALERELGLQRRECEELSVQAAAAERRYEETEAQLQAALHKGARLSEENARLQALANWMKKMADENSHVSRQQSHTRQRQELEATSLLAEQLLQQEGYAQDKRQQLQHYQNKALSDLRTSGKEMQGLPFQPGHPSETLETTQASESQPRDSRRPKFKTKSEECVLPLPTRDILTPACLSQQENPGTLEEPAAGPQVSDRNLTSQPLDSKPQAKKTSSQSNSSSEVESMWATVPSCLSLDMDTASEVDDLEPDSMSAPLEMRSLEPPIIPKLKIFLARYSYNPFEGPSEHSQGQLPLTAGDYVYVSGDVDEDGFYEGELVNGQRGLVPSNLVEPISGSPTLFLESPDVGTTALPAEHSKALKKGSLLLGEVQERGLCQVGRVDSKTDTAAESLKTETEAYWLALKSSMEEQSSSRFLLEAKGTFCLAPMKLQLQNVTATSATITWASGCNRYPHVVYLDDEEHVLTPSGVNHYTFQGLHPGMRYRVRVEAQLPRELQQVLWETMSSTVTFDTPLAGPPEPPLDVLVEHHASPGVLVVSWLPVTIDSAGSSNGVQVTGYAVYVDGFKVTEVADATAGSTLLEFSQLQVPLSCQKVSVRTMSLYGESLDSVPAQIPEDCFSCCPFLEAPPFDYTDGDPFPVCHQKLAQASLGAKASPHAPGSCGEPQPKFLEAFPEEHPRKHLLLSSLSSDGTNSQVQGPTEAWKGYEKDLSFQKSPQNHKPPLLFGQSGAEEGHAPHICISGSPAPGFVHLSSDIGSGKILCWEKPGLEKVLLQNQYAQMVPTHQQGSSQCQTADFHHVFEEKEALCLDSPCTEKPEQRKNKSQNGQRQGTPGSKRECQFHEPTSVLCPAPTSKVIKMASSSPDQPDTEVNSPVRVFLALFDHSPLVISNSEAAEEELSFQKGQLLRVWGSLDLHGFYHGECNGQVGKIPGHLVVEVEVGTQQTDGRWHLPAQGHLRSEAQREDLEGLTNSQGSYMPQGNSRTPTFWTPKTMVAALDYDPRDGRAGVRAKGKLVLRAGDVVTVYGPVDDKGFYYGEYGGQRGLVPAHLLDDLPVHGK comes from the coding sequence ATGACAAAGGATTCACCCACCCCCTTGGGTGGTGGCCGCGCGTCCCCCAAGAAGCCAGGCAGCCCCGGCCCAGCGGCCGCagtgctggaggagcagagacgAGAGCTAGAAAAACTACGGGCAGAGCTGGAGGGCGAGCGCGCGCGCGGCCGGTCGGAACGGAGGCGTTTCGCTACCCAGACGCGCCAGCTGCGGGAGTCGGCCGAGCAGGAGCGGCAGCAGCTGGCTGACCATCTGCGCTCCAAGTGGGAGGCACGACGCCTCCGGGAGCTGCGGCAGCTGCAGGAGGAGGTGCAGCGCGAGCGTGAGGCCGAGATCCGGCAGCTGCTACGCTGGAAGGAGGCAGAGTTGCGGCAGCTGCAGCAGTTGCTACACCAGGAGCGCGATGTTGTATTGCGCCAGGCTCGGGAGCTTCAGCGCCAGCTGGCCCAGGAGCTGGTGAACCGCGGTTACTGCAGCCGCTCGGGGGCATCCGAAGCCTCCGCGGCACAATGCCGCTGTCGCCTGCAGGAAGTGCTGGCGCTGCTGCGCTGGGAGACCGACGGCGAACAAGCCGCGCGCATTCGCCACCTGCAGGCGGCGCTAGACGTGGAGCGCCAGCTATTCCTAAAATACATCCTAGAGCACTTCCGCTGGCAGCCGGCTTTACCCGGACCCACCGACCCCCAAGCCGCGCATTCCTTGGAAGAGCCACCCCTAGAAGCCCAGAGCAACACTGGTGGCACCCCAAAGCCTGCTCGTCGACTCGGATCCCTCGAAAGCCTGAACACTGGCGTCCGGGTTCATTCTCCAAACGACCTGCTGCCCACGCGCGCCAGCTCCCTCGAATCCTTGGCAACAGCACATTCCTGCTCACTGGACAACACACTGAATTGCCCCCAGGCTTCTGAATCCGAGGTAAGGGCCTCTTCGACCAGCGCTTCTATTCCAGACACCTCCAGTCCCCAGCCGCCGCCTCAGTTACCATCAGTTCATAGGAAACCTAATGGCCCGCAGAAAGAAAGCTGCGAGAACAAGCCCTGCGAAGCCTCGACCTCCTCACCTCCGGGTCTGGACTACCACGAACTGGTGAGGCAGAACTCGGAGCTGGCCGAAGCATTGCAGGTGCTGATTCGCCGCTGCTGTGGCCTGCGCGAAGAAAACTTGCATCTGCGGCGCACAGGCTTCtctgaggaggcaggagagaaagtGAAATGGCTCAAGGTGAAGCACGCAGAGCTGACCGATCTCGCTCAGCGCCTTGAAGACAGGGCCCGCAAGCTTCAGGAGACCAACTTGCGGGCCATGAGTGCTCCAATGCCAGGTGAGAGCCTCGAAGGTCTGGACCTGGGCCAAGTGTTTACCTGCCAGCGTGCTCAGGACCTGTCAGAACAGGCTGGCGCGCTGCAAGCCAAGGACCTACAGATCGAAGCGTTGAGGCGGGAGTGCCACCTGCTGCAGGCGCGCATCGCCGCGGACCTTGGCAGCTCCTCGCATCCGGAAGAGGGCGCCACGTGCGTGCAATGGTGCAACATCAGTAACTTGGACCGGCTGCAGCGTGAGTCTCAGCGGGAAGTGCTGCGCCTGCAAAGACAGTTGACCCTACATCAGAGTAAAGCTGGCGCCTGGGCAGACGCGAGCAGCCCCAGCGCACCCTCGGAGATAGCTCGCCACCAGGTGCAGGCGCTGGAACGCGAGTTGGGTTTACAGCGGCGGGAATGCGAGGAACTGAGCGTTCAGGCAGCCGCTGCTGAGAGGCGCTACGAGGAGACAGAGGCACAATTGCAGGCCGCGCTGCACAAGGGCGCCAGGCTGTCAGAGGAGAACGCACGTCTGCAGGCCCTGGCCAACTGGATGAAGAAGATGGCAGATGAGAACAGCCATGTTTCCCGGCAGCAAAGTCacacgaggcagaggcaggaactcGAAGCCACTAGCCTGCTGGCTGAGCAGCTGCTGCAACAAGAGGGATATGCACAAGACAAGCGGCAGCAGCTGCAGCACTACCAGAATAAAGCCCTAAGTGACCTTAGGACTTCCGGGAAAGAGATGCAGGGGTTGCCGTTTCAGCCTGGCCACCCCTCAGAGACACTGGAGACCACCCAAGCTTCAGAGTCCCAACCCAGGGATAGCAGGAGACCCAAGTTCAAGACAAAATCTGAAGAATGTGTATTACCATTGCCTACCAGGGACATACTAACTCCTGCTTGTCTCTCTCAGCAGGAGAACCCAGGTACCCTTGAGGAACCAGCTGCTGGCCCACAAGTGTCAGACAGAAATCTAACCAGTCAACCTCTGGACTCCAAGCCCCAAGCCAAGAAAACCAGTTCACAGTCAAATTCCTCCTCAGAGGTAGAGTCCATGTGGGCTACAGTGCCATCTTGCCTTTCTCTGGACATGGACACAGCAAGTGAAGTGGACGATTTAGAACCAGACAGTATGTCCGCTCCCCTGGAAATGAGGAGCCTTGAGCCTCCCATCATTCCCAAGCTCAAGATCTTCTTGGCTAGATATAGCTACAATCCATTTGAAGGGCCTAGTGAACATTCTCAGGGCCAGCTGCCCCTCACAGCTGGGGATTATGTCTATGTCTCTGGGGACGTGGATGAAGATGGTTTCTACGAAGGGGAGCTTGTGAATGGGCAGCGAGGGCTAGTCCCCTCCAACTTAGTGGAGCCGATTTCAGGAAGCCCTACCCTATTCCTTGAGTCGCCTGACGTTGGCACCACTGCACTGCCAGCTGAGCACAGCAAAGCCTTGAAGAAAGGAAGCCTGTTACTTGGGGAAGTTCAGGAGAGAGGTCTATGTCAGGTAGGAAGGGTAGACTCTAAGACAGATACGGCAGCAGAGAGTTTGAAAACCGAGACAGAAGCCtactggctggccttgaaatcaagCATGGAGGAGCAGAGCTCCTCTAGATTCCTCCTGGAGGCCAAAGGCACATTCTGTCTGGCCCCCATGAAACTACAGCTGCAGAATGTCACAGCTACCTCCGCCACTATTACCTGGGCCTCTGGCTGCAACAGATACCCCCATGTGGTATACCTTGATGATGAAGAGCATGTCCTCACTCCCTCAGGTGTGAACCACTACACCTTCCAAGGCCTACATCCTGGCATGCGTTACCGGGTGAGGGTGGAGGCACAGCTACCTCGGGAACTACAGCAGGTGCTCTGGGAAACAATGTCCTCCACTGTAACTTTTGATACACCTTTAGCAGGGCCCCCTGAACCTCCTCTGGATGTGCTGGTGGAGCACCACGCCTCTCCGGGAGTCCTAGTGGTCAGTTGGCTCCCTGTAACCATAGACTCAGCTGGGTCCTCCAATGGAGTGCAGGTTACCGGCTATGCTGTGTACGTGGATGGCTTCAAGGTGACAGAAGTTGCCGACGCCACTGCTGGAAGCACCCTGTTGGAATTTTCTCAGCTTCAGGTTCCCCTATCATGCCAGAAGGTTTCCGTGAGAACTATGTCACTGTATGGCGAGTCTCTGGATTCAGTGCCGGCTCAGATCCCCGAGGACTGCTTCTCTTGTTGCCCATTCCTAGAGGCTCCTCCCTTTGACTACACAGACGGTGACCCTTTTCCTGTCTGTCACCAGAAGCTGGCACAAGCTTCTCTGGGTGCCAAGGCCAGCCCTCATGCCCCTGGAAGCTGTGGGGAGCCCCAGCCTAAGTTTCTAGAAGCATTTCCTGAAGAACATCCAAGGAAGCATTTGCTACTATCCAGCCTGAGCTCAGATGGGACAAACAGCCAAGTCCAAGGGCCCACAGAGGCCTGGAAGGGCTATGAGAAGGACCTGTCCTTTCAGAAGAGTCCCCAGAACCACAAGCCACCTCTACTCTTTGGCCAGTCTGGGGCAGAGGAAGGACATGCCCCACACATATGCATCAGTGGAAGTCCCGCTCCAGGATTCGTCCATCTCTCCTCAGACATTGGATCTGGAAAAATACTTTGTTGGGAGAAGCCTGGCCTTGAGAAAGTCCTTCTTCAAAATCAATATGCCCAGATGGTCCCAACTCACCAGCAAGGCTCCAGCCAGTGCCAAACAGCTGACTTCCATCATGTTTTTGAGGAGAAGGAGGCCCTGTGTTTGGATTCTCCATGCACAGAGAAGccagagcaaagaaagaacaaGTCCCAAAACGGACAGAGACAAGGGACTCCGGGAAGCAAGAGAGAGTGCCAGTTTCATGAGCCTACCTCAGTGCTATGCCCAGCACCAACCAGCAAAGTCATTAAAATGGCAAGTAGTAGCCCAGACCAGCCAGACACTGAAGTAAACAGTCCAGTCAGGGTCTTCCTGGCCCTCTTTGACCATAGCCCCCTGGTAATATCTAACTCAGAAGCTGCAGAAGAAGAGCTGTCCTTCCAGAAAGGGCAGCTGCTGAGAGTGTGGGGCTCACTGGATCTCCATGGCTTCTACCACGGAGAGTGCAATGGACAAGTGGGCAAAATCCCTGGGCACCTGGTAGTTGAGGTAGAGGTGGGCACCCAACAGACTGATGGGAGGTGGCATTTGCCTGCACAGGGCCATCTGCGTTCTGAGGCTCAACGTGAAGACTTAGAGGGTCTAACCAATTCCCAGGGATCTTACATGCCTCAAGGGAACTCCAGAACACCCACATTTTGGACCCCAAAGACAATGGTGGCAGCTCTGGACTATGACCCCAGGGATGGGAGAGCAGGGGTCCGGGCAAAGGGCAAGCTGGTATTGAGAGCTGGAGATGTAGTCACAGTTTATGGGCCTGTGGATGATAAGGGATTCTACTATGGTGAGTATGGTGGACAAAGGGGCCTGGTCCCAGCGCATCTGCTGGATGACTTGCCTGTCCATGGAAAGTAA
- the LOC116085648 gene encoding RIMS-binding protein 3 isoform X2 codes for MTKDSPTPLGGGRASPKKPGSPGPAAAVLEEQRRELEKLRAELEGERARGRSERRRFATQTRQLRESAEQERQQLADHLRSKWEARRLRELRQLQEEVQREREAEIRQLLRWKEAELRQLQQLLHQERDVVLRQARELQRQLAQELVNRGYCSRSGASEASAAQCRCRLQEVLALLRWETDGEQAARIRHLQAALDVERQLFLKYILEHFRWQPALPGPTDPQAAHSLEEPPLEAQSNTGGTPKPARRLGSLESLNTGVRVHSPNDLLPTRASSLESLATAHSCSLDNTLNCPQASESEVRASSTSASIPDTSSPQPPPQLPSVHRKPNGPQKESCENKPCEASTSSPPGLDYHELVRQNSELAEALQVLIRRCCGLREENLHLRRTGFSEEAGEKVKWLKVKHAELTDLAQRLEDRARKLQETNLRAMSAPMPGESLEGLDLGQVFTCQRAQDLSEQAGALQAKDLQIEALRRECHLLQARIAADLGSSSHPEEGATCVQWCNISNLDRLQRESQREVLRLQRQLTLHQSKAGAWADASSPSAPSEIARHQVQALERELGLQRRECEELSVQAAAAERRYEETEAQLQAALHKGARLSEENARLQALANWMKKMADENSHVSRQQSHTRQRQELEATSLLAEQLLQQEGYAQDKRQQLQHYQNKALSDLRTSGKEMQGLPFQPGHPSETLETTQASESQPRDSRRPKFKTKSEECVLPLPTRDILTPACLSQQENPGTLEEPAAGPQVSDRNLTSQPLDSKPQAKKTSSQSNSSSEVESMWATVPSCLSLDMDTASEVDDLEPDSMSAPLEMRSLEPPIIPKLKIFLARYSYNPFEGPSEHSQGQLPLTAGDYVYVSGDVDEDGFYEGELVNGQRGLVPSNLVEPISGSPTLFLESPDVGTTALPAEHSKALKKGSLLLGEVQERGLCQVGRVDSKTDTAAESLKTETEAYWLALKSSMEEQSSSRFLLEAKGTFCLAPMKLQLQNVTATSATITWASGCNRYPHVVYLDDEEHVLTPSGVNHYTFQGLHPGMRYRVRVEAQLPRELQQVLWETMSSTVTFDTPLAGPPEPPLDVLVEHHASPGVLVVSWLPVTIDSAGSSNGVQVTGYAVYVDGFKVTEVADATAGSTLLEFSQLQVPLSCQKVSVRTMSLYGESLDSVPAQIPEDCFSCCPFLEAPPFDYTDGDPFPVCHQKLAQASLGAKASPHAPGSCGEPQPKFLEAFPEEHPRKHLLLSSLSSDGTNSQVQGPTEAWKGYEKDLSFQKSPQNHKPPLLFGQSGAEEGHAPHICISGSPAPGFVHLSSDIGSGKILCWEKPGLEKVLLQNQYAQMVPTHQQGSSQCQTADFHHVFEEKEALCLDSPCTEKPEQRKNKSQNGQRQGTPGSKRECQFHEPTSVLCPAPTSKVIKMASSSPDQPDTEVNSPVRVFLALFDHSPLVISNSEAAESVGLTGSPWLLPRRVQWTSGQNPWAPGS; via the exons ATGACAAAGGATTCACCCACCCCCTTGGGTGGTGGCCGCGCGTCCCCCAAGAAGCCAGGCAGCCCCGGCCCAGCGGCCGCagtgctggaggagcagagacgAGAGCTAGAAAAACTACGGGCAGAGCTGGAGGGCGAGCGCGCGCGCGGCCGGTCGGAACGGAGGCGTTTCGCTACCCAGACGCGCCAGCTGCGGGAGTCGGCCGAGCAGGAGCGGCAGCAGCTGGCTGACCATCTGCGCTCCAAGTGGGAGGCACGACGCCTCCGGGAGCTGCGGCAGCTGCAGGAGGAGGTGCAGCGCGAGCGTGAGGCCGAGATCCGGCAGCTGCTACGCTGGAAGGAGGCAGAGTTGCGGCAGCTGCAGCAGTTGCTACACCAGGAGCGCGATGTTGTATTGCGCCAGGCTCGGGAGCTTCAGCGCCAGCTGGCCCAGGAGCTGGTGAACCGCGGTTACTGCAGCCGCTCGGGGGCATCCGAAGCCTCCGCGGCACAATGCCGCTGTCGCCTGCAGGAAGTGCTGGCGCTGCTGCGCTGGGAGACCGACGGCGAACAAGCCGCGCGCATTCGCCACCTGCAGGCGGCGCTAGACGTGGAGCGCCAGCTATTCCTAAAATACATCCTAGAGCACTTCCGCTGGCAGCCGGCTTTACCCGGACCCACCGACCCCCAAGCCGCGCATTCCTTGGAAGAGCCACCCCTAGAAGCCCAGAGCAACACTGGTGGCACCCCAAAGCCTGCTCGTCGACTCGGATCCCTCGAAAGCCTGAACACTGGCGTCCGGGTTCATTCTCCAAACGACCTGCTGCCCACGCGCGCCAGCTCCCTCGAATCCTTGGCAACAGCACATTCCTGCTCACTGGACAACACACTGAATTGCCCCCAGGCTTCTGAATCCGAGGTAAGGGCCTCTTCGACCAGCGCTTCTATTCCAGACACCTCCAGTCCCCAGCCGCCGCCTCAGTTACCATCAGTTCATAGGAAACCTAATGGCCCGCAGAAAGAAAGCTGCGAGAACAAGCCCTGCGAAGCCTCGACCTCCTCACCTCCGGGTCTGGACTACCACGAACTGGTGAGGCAGAACTCGGAGCTGGCCGAAGCATTGCAGGTGCTGATTCGCCGCTGCTGTGGCCTGCGCGAAGAAAACTTGCATCTGCGGCGCACAGGCTTCtctgaggaggcaggagagaaagtGAAATGGCTCAAGGTGAAGCACGCAGAGCTGACCGATCTCGCTCAGCGCCTTGAAGACAGGGCCCGCAAGCTTCAGGAGACCAACTTGCGGGCCATGAGTGCTCCAATGCCAGGTGAGAGCCTCGAAGGTCTGGACCTGGGCCAAGTGTTTACCTGCCAGCGTGCTCAGGACCTGTCAGAACAGGCTGGCGCGCTGCAAGCCAAGGACCTACAGATCGAAGCGTTGAGGCGGGAGTGCCACCTGCTGCAGGCGCGCATCGCCGCGGACCTTGGCAGCTCCTCGCATCCGGAAGAGGGCGCCACGTGCGTGCAATGGTGCAACATCAGTAACTTGGACCGGCTGCAGCGTGAGTCTCAGCGGGAAGTGCTGCGCCTGCAAAGACAGTTGACCCTACATCAGAGTAAAGCTGGCGCCTGGGCAGACGCGAGCAGCCCCAGCGCACCCTCGGAGATAGCTCGCCACCAGGTGCAGGCGCTGGAACGCGAGTTGGGTTTACAGCGGCGGGAATGCGAGGAACTGAGCGTTCAGGCAGCCGCTGCTGAGAGGCGCTACGAGGAGACAGAGGCACAATTGCAGGCCGCGCTGCACAAGGGCGCCAGGCTGTCAGAGGAGAACGCACGTCTGCAGGCCCTGGCCAACTGGATGAAGAAGATGGCAGATGAGAACAGCCATGTTTCCCGGCAGCAAAGTCacacgaggcagaggcaggaactcGAAGCCACTAGCCTGCTGGCTGAGCAGCTGCTGCAACAAGAGGGATATGCACAAGACAAGCGGCAGCAGCTGCAGCACTACCAGAATAAAGCCCTAAGTGACCTTAGGACTTCCGGGAAAGAGATGCAGGGGTTGCCGTTTCAGCCTGGCCACCCCTCAGAGACACTGGAGACCACCCAAGCTTCAGAGTCCCAACCCAGGGATAGCAGGAGACCCAAGTTCAAGACAAAATCTGAAGAATGTGTATTACCATTGCCTACCAGGGACATACTAACTCCTGCTTGTCTCTCTCAGCAGGAGAACCCAGGTACCCTTGAGGAACCAGCTGCTGGCCCACAAGTGTCAGACAGAAATCTAACCAGTCAACCTCTGGACTCCAAGCCCCAAGCCAAGAAAACCAGTTCACAGTCAAATTCCTCCTCAGAGGTAGAGTCCATGTGGGCTACAGTGCCATCTTGCCTTTCTCTGGACATGGACACAGCAAGTGAAGTGGACGATTTAGAACCAGACAGTATGTCCGCTCCCCTGGAAATGAGGAGCCTTGAGCCTCCCATCATTCCCAAGCTCAAGATCTTCTTGGCTAGATATAGCTACAATCCATTTGAAGGGCCTAGTGAACATTCTCAGGGCCAGCTGCCCCTCACAGCTGGGGATTATGTCTATGTCTCTGGGGACGTGGATGAAGATGGTTTCTACGAAGGGGAGCTTGTGAATGGGCAGCGAGGGCTAGTCCCCTCCAACTTAGTGGAGCCGATTTCAGGAAGCCCTACCCTATTCCTTGAGTCGCCTGACGTTGGCACCACTGCACTGCCAGCTGAGCACAGCAAAGCCTTGAAGAAAGGAAGCCTGTTACTTGGGGAAGTTCAGGAGAGAGGTCTATGTCAGGTAGGAAGGGTAGACTCTAAGACAGATACGGCAGCAGAGAGTTTGAAAACCGAGACAGAAGCCtactggctggccttgaaatcaagCATGGAGGAGCAGAGCTCCTCTAGATTCCTCCTGGAGGCCAAAGGCACATTCTGTCTGGCCCCCATGAAACTACAGCTGCAGAATGTCACAGCTACCTCCGCCACTATTACCTGGGCCTCTGGCTGCAACAGATACCCCCATGTGGTATACCTTGATGATGAAGAGCATGTCCTCACTCCCTCAGGTGTGAACCACTACACCTTCCAAGGCCTACATCCTGGCATGCGTTACCGGGTGAGGGTGGAGGCACAGCTACCTCGGGAACTACAGCAGGTGCTCTGGGAAACAATGTCCTCCACTGTAACTTTTGATACACCTTTAGCAGGGCCCCCTGAACCTCCTCTGGATGTGCTGGTGGAGCACCACGCCTCTCCGGGAGTCCTAGTGGTCAGTTGGCTCCCTGTAACCATAGACTCAGCTGGGTCCTCCAATGGAGTGCAGGTTACCGGCTATGCTGTGTACGTGGATGGCTTCAAGGTGACAGAAGTTGCCGACGCCACTGCTGGAAGCACCCTGTTGGAATTTTCTCAGCTTCAGGTTCCCCTATCATGCCAGAAGGTTTCCGTGAGAACTATGTCACTGTATGGCGAGTCTCTGGATTCAGTGCCGGCTCAGATCCCCGAGGACTGCTTCTCTTGTTGCCCATTCCTAGAGGCTCCTCCCTTTGACTACACAGACGGTGACCCTTTTCCTGTCTGTCACCAGAAGCTGGCACAAGCTTCTCTGGGTGCCAAGGCCAGCCCTCATGCCCCTGGAAGCTGTGGGGAGCCCCAGCCTAAGTTTCTAGAAGCATTTCCTGAAGAACATCCAAGGAAGCATTTGCTACTATCCAGCCTGAGCTCAGATGGGACAAACAGCCAAGTCCAAGGGCCCACAGAGGCCTGGAAGGGCTATGAGAAGGACCTGTCCTTTCAGAAGAGTCCCCAGAACCACAAGCCACCTCTACTCTTTGGCCAGTCTGGGGCAGAGGAAGGACATGCCCCACACATATGCATCAGTGGAAGTCCCGCTCCAGGATTCGTCCATCTCTCCTCAGACATTGGATCTGGAAAAATACTTTGTTGGGAGAAGCCTGGCCTTGAGAAAGTCCTTCTTCAAAATCAATATGCCCAGATGGTCCCAACTCACCAGCAAGGCTCCAGCCAGTGCCAAACAGCTGACTTCCATCATGTTTTTGAGGAGAAGGAGGCCCTGTGTTTGGATTCTCCATGCACAGAGAAGccagagcaaagaaagaacaaGTCCCAAAACGGACAGAGACAAGGGACTCCGGGAAGCAAGAGAGAGTGCCAGTTTCATGAGCCTACCTCAGTGCTATGCCCAGCACCAACCAGCAAAGTCATTAAAATGGCAAGTAGTAGCCCAGACCAGCCAGACACTGAAGTAAACAGTCCAGTCAGGGTCTTCCTGGCCCTCTTTGACCATAGCCCCCTGGTAATATCTAACTCAGA AGCTGCTGAGAGTGTGGGGCTCACTGGATCTCCATGGCTTCTACCACGGAGAGTGCAATGGACAAGTGGGCAAAATCCCTGGGCACCTGGTAGTTGA